A section of the Oncorhynchus gorbuscha isolate QuinsamMale2020 ecotype Even-year linkage group LG06, OgorEven_v1.0, whole genome shotgun sequence genome encodes:
- the dnttip2 gene encoding deoxynucleotidyltransferase terminal-interacting protein 2, giving the protein MVATRRGVRVCSPTKTNSDESSGVTATPASTRRTRRTADKGETASQSEVTSDSQQDVPSKAQSTTGKRKTRVSKRETVSANQVDSTHEADVSESDSCCSAISDMEAIPDTQPARRGQRRAASGDKLDSTKEEDVSEVDSCSLSVSRRPNTRRVTRSLRKALLTDSAKKDNYVSEAESCSSVASESKVPGSQTRVTRRTAMSSSRASSKCHTEDTELSDPESCVSGDQTSTVRRVTRSRRGRFVEAIPMHLEETTDGSNSPLPRRRSRGVYKECPCDPRSPQDSESFESGPSMTPRRSTRRLSELKQTGTTVSDSESDLTDVYTPLGSPRSVRGRGTPCSSRTGSNSSSRAAPVTRLTAKALDILFEKALCQSDKVRASGVAEESVVLEDTVDADPDCSMIGEVGEEDKTLTVEDVVIGEPAAPIQNSAPAREHTGSVTVSEDAEMPKVTSVQQDSAETTAREDPKKNTSMVDVPVQENIQEKVTISERAEAVCEPAVEAEDQQRELSTEDAADADAPVIIEQEMMMPADSQVSLKQTVKVAACENLMSPVIVVSEEAEEKTVDVNTHTDPPLEVKNQGCKAVPSEEAMDVSSTLVTENKTADQDEAPHTTEPIKVTSSLSLKVSVSDADKLEESRDCVIIQKSGMISLLESSDDEEDDDGNSRHSGEGDERERQGSDGDEEAVCIEEAAGPSRPQAAAQSSADGLFVIDTRPGLQSDEHYYVDEKEEGDTEAIEEAQDEEEFVDEEGDDDDEDEQVLFTSRNPQLKELSSRIDPGLKVKELGGLYINFDGSKSKTVSNSLKKLKEQKSQDELMKKSVIGPEFEKRDSVPPYRESKQAAKLKRKEERDKTTGAGWFNMRAPEMTEEIKGDLKALKMRGAMDPKRFYKKNDRDGFPKYFQVATVVDSPVDFYHSRVPKKDRKRTMVEELLADAEFRHNNKKKYQQIMTEKAAIGAGKKNRKSNKFRK; this is encoded by the exons GCCACTCCAGCGTCCACTCGGAGAACCAGGAGGACAGCTGATAAAGGGGAGACTGCATCCCAGTCTGAGGTGACCAGTGACTCCCAGCAAGATGTTCCCTCCAAAGCCCAGAGCACCACCGGGAAGAGGAAGACCAGGGTGTCTAAACGCGAAACTGTCTCTGCTAACCAGGTAGACTCCACCCATGAAGCTGACGTGTCCGAGTCAGATTCCTGCTGTTCTGCTATATCAGATATGGAGGCTATCCCCGACACACAGCCAGCTCGCAGGGGCCAAAGGAGAGCTGCAAGTGGGGACAAGCTTGACTCTACGAAGGAGGAGGACGTGTCTGAGGTAGACTCTTGTTCATTGTCTGTCTCCAGAAGACCAAACACTCGCAGAGTCACCAGGAGTCTGAGGAAGGCTCTTCTCACGGACTCTGCCAAGAAGGACAATTATGTTTCAGAGGCAGAGTCCTGCAGCTCTGTGGCGTCTGAGTCCAAGGTGCCTGGCTCGCAGACCAGAGTGACCAGGAGGACTGCCATGTCCAGCAGCCGTGCTTCTTCAAAGTGTCACACCGAGGACACAGAGCTTTCTGATCCTGAGTCCTGTGTCTCTGGTGATCAGACCTCCACAGTGCGCAGAGTCACCAGAAGCAGGAGAGGAAGGTTTGTTGAAGCTATCCCCATGCATTTGGAGGAGACCACCGATGGCTCCAACTCTCCTCTACCCCGCAGGAGAAGCAGAGGTGTGTATAAAGAATGTCCCTGTGACCCCCGGAGTCCCCAGGACTCAGAGAGCTTTGAGTCTGGGCCAAGCATGACTCCCAGGAGGTCCACTCGCAGGCTGTCTGAGCTGAAACAAACAGGCACCACTGTTTCAGACTCTGAGTCTGACCTGACTGATGTGTATACCCCTCTGGGGAGCCCTAGGTCGGTCAGAGGTAGGGGCACTCCCTGCAGTAGTCGCACTGGATCCAACAGCAGTTCCAGGGCAGCACCAGTTACCCGGCTGACAGCCAAGGCCCTGGATATACTATTTGAGAAAGCCCTATGCCAGTCAGATAAGGTGAGAGCATCCGGGGTTGCTGAAGAAAGTGTAGTGTTGGAGGACACCGTTGACGCTGATCCAGACTGCTCCATGATAGGAGAAGTGGGGGAAGAAGATAAGACTCTAACCGTTGAGGATGTAGTGATTGGTGAACCAGCAGCGCCCATCCAAAATTCAGCACCTGCTCGGGAGCATACAGGGAGTGTAACAGTCTCTGAGGATGCAGAGATGCCAAAGGTCACTAGTGTACAGCAGGATTCAGCTGAGACAACCGCCAGGGAAGACCCAAAGAAGAATACCTCTATGGTGGATGTCCCTGTTCAGGAAAACATACAGGAGAAGGTGACCATCAGTGAGAGGGCTGAGGCAGTCTGTGAGCCTGCAGTGGAAGCcgaagaccagcagagggagctgTCCACTGAGGATGCAGCCGATGCGGACGCCCCAGTGATAATTGAACAGGAGAtgatgatgccagctgattcacaAGTCTCTCTTAAGCAAACCGTAAAAGTAGCAGCGTGTGAAAATCTAATGTCCCCTGTTATAGTGGTGTCTGAGGAAGCGGAGGAAAAGACTGTGGATGTAAACACCCACACAGATCCTCCGTTGGAGGTAAAGAACCAAGGATGTAAGGCAGTGCCTAGTGAGGAGGCTATGGATGTCAGCAGCACACTAGTAACTGAGAATAAAACGGCTGACCAAGATGAAGCCCCTCACACCACAGAGCCCATTAAGGTGACCTCCAGCCTGAGCCTGAAGGTCAGTGTATCTGATGCTGACAAGCTAGAGGAGTCCAGAGACTGTGTCATCATACAGAAATCTGGCATGATCAGTCTGCTGGAGAGCAGTGACGATGAAGAGGATGACGACGGCAACAGTCGGCATTCTggggaaggggatgagagggaaagacagggttCTGATGGTGACGAGGAAGCTGTCTGTATAGAAGAGGCGGCAGGCCCATCCAGACCCCAAGCTGCTGCTCAGTCTTCAGCTGATGGCCTGTTTGTCATAGACACCCGGCCTGGCCTTCAGTCAGATGAACATTACTATGTGGatgagaaggaagagggagacacTGAGGCCATTGAAGAAGCGCAAGATGAGGAAGAATTTGTTGATGAAGAGGGAGATGATGACGACGAAGATGAACAAGTCCTCTTCACAAGCAGAAATCCACAATT GAAAGAGTTGTCCAGCCGTATTGACCCGGGCCTGAAAGTGAAGGAGCTTGGGGGATTATACATCAATTTCGATGGCAGCAAATCAAAGACAGTCTCTAACTCCCTGAAAAAACTGAAAGAACAGAAGAGCCAAGATGAG TTGATGAAGAAGAGTGTTATTGGCCCAGAGTTTGAGAAGAGAGATTCTGTGCCTCCATACAGGGAGTCCAAACAGGCTGCGAAACTGAAGCGCAAA GAGGAGAGGGACAAGACCACTGGAGCCGGCTGGTTTAACATGAGGGCTCCTGAAATGACAGAGGAAATAAAGGGTGACCTCAAAGCACTGAAAATGCGTGGAGCAATGGACCCCAAGCGCTTTTATAAGAAGAATGATAGAGATGGATTCCCCAAGTACTTCCAG GTTGCTACAGTAGTAGATAGCCCTGTGGACTTCTACCATTCCCGTGTCCCGAAGAAAGACCGGAAGAGAACCATGGTGGAGGAGTTGCTTGCTGATGCAGAGTTCAGACA CAACAACAAGAAGAAATACCAACAGATCATGACAGAAAAAGCAGCCATTGGTGCTGGCAAGAAGAATAGGAAGAGTAATAAGTTCAGAAAGTAA